In one Rhopalosiphum padi isolate XX-2018 chromosome 3, ASM2088224v1, whole genome shotgun sequence genomic region, the following are encoded:
- the LOC132925188 gene encoding zinc finger MYM-type protein 1-like produces MNPVTDEVVILLETPFRRWKSNNKNDLIKVGMPMPALSVLTPDKKLSKVFCRSFNLNFYKQHSWLCGSHYLQKLFCWPCLLLGKIQSVWNTIGYCDLKKLSRSIQIHQSSKEHIHNHLGLKHLEKNSFTIVDIVNEHGNLFKKNYNENVRLNRLFMVHLIDLVIFLGKQELAFRGHDESSDSLNKGNFKVLFDMHIVRCSQEIQNHYKSIKNTFSDISQKTQCSIVIRYVTDKSELVERFLGFHNVSEDRTNQGLFNLVYSVLHEFDVENKLVGQCYD; encoded by the exons ATGAATCCAGTGACAGACgaagttgttatattattagagaCGCCATTTCGACGTTGGaagtctaataataaaaatgatttaataaaggTAGGTATGCCTATGCCGGCTTTGTCAGTTTTGACTCCTGACAAAAAATTAAGCAAGGTATTCTGtagatcatttaatttaaatttttataaacaacacTCATGGTTATGTGGAAgtcattatttacaaaaattgttttgttggcCGTGTTTGTTATTGGGTAAAATTCAGTCTGTTTGGAATACTATTGgttattgtgatttaaaaaaattatctaggaGTATTCAAATACATCAATCATCAAAAGAACATATTCATAACCATTTAGGATTaaaacatttagaaaaaaatagttttactatAGTAGATATTGTTAATGAGCAtggtaatttgtttaaaaaaaattataatgaaaatgtgaGATTGAATCGTTTATTTATGGTGCACTTAATTGATTTGGTTATATTTTTGGGAAAACAAGAGCTAGCATTTCGTGGTCATGATGAGAGCAGTGATTCATTAAACAAAGGGAATTTTAAAGTGTTGTTTGATATGCATATTGTTAGGTGTTCTCAAGAAatacaaaatcattataaaagtataaaaaacacattttcag ATATCAGTCAAAAAACACAGTGTTCAATTGTAATTAGATATGTTACAGATAAATCTGAATTAGTTGAACGTTTTTTGGGTTTTCATAATGTTAGTGAAGATCGCACGAATCAaggtttatttaatttggtttaTTCTGTTTTACATGAGTTTGATGTGGAAAATAAATTAGTTGGCCAATGTTATGATTGA
- the LOC132925189 gene encoding uncharacterized protein LOC132925189, protein MGEPDINTLIARRGQIKAIVTRFQNYLKSPDCDIKQIPPRQLKIEEAWQNFELVQTAIEELENNTSTTDHSQYRIDFENLFFETVAEAEQKISSIRANQNETSFRNSNNGESINSTSSIIKLAALNIPVFNGSYNDWVSFKDIFTALIHTNSNLTPIQKFFYLRSSLNGDAANCIKNFETTAINYEHAWKTLTARYNNEKLLIQCHVKDICELNVVKDNSSDSLRMFSDSLRTHISALEALKQRPTDWGPLLIHIICSKLDSNTLTEWEVKSPKTEIPKIENLMIFLDDRAQILEAVNEIELCKLCLRKHDSKKRCLSRNCFKCGKTHNTLLHIVQHKINNDARSITEGKSNHSSTQIDVNSSISAHSHDKNYEQVLLSTAIVRVFGENKSSSLCRALLDSGSQSNFITEELVQCLKLKRSKTNHQISGIGTTVQHAHSYVIAQVKSKFNDYSFTLKMLVVPKITNDIPAKHIYNTGHIPQNVSLADPLFWSPQKVDLLIGATHFYDLMSERRIKPVPNGPIFQETKLGWVVSGPTQIYNHKVEPLNNSICYTASIHTNVTLENMLPRFWRVEEFEGDNTYTIEEKTCKSIFDKTVIREPDGRFTVHLPFRENSLRLGESYNIAKRRLLNLESRLANNTKLKNEYTHFMNEYTSLGHMEQVQDDQINDKEEAYYLPHHAVFKEASTSTRLRVVFDASCKTSNGVSLNDVLLKGPVLQDDLVYILARFRTHNFVLSADITKMYRQFWVTKAHRIFQRILWRTNPQENINIFQLNTVTYGTVPASFLATGCLHKLADSQNVDPIIAAAIKRDFYMDDFLGGTNSYESAVQLRDGLIKTMQSAGLELRKWASNNDNLIKDVMSIKEDSKDTVPISDDNSITKVLGLFWNSTTDTLQFEVQQNNFTIISRITKREILSVIACLFDPLGLVGPAIIRAKLMLQQLWRLKIQWDEPLPNEIQEQWITYRNSLCELNNLIIPRQITCKNDIVNIQIHGFSDASINAYGCCLYLRCTNSDGVHTSKLICAKSKVAPLKVISLPRLELCAALLLSRLSSKIVPKLNLKISKSYFWSDSNIVLSWITSPSTKWKTFVAHRVGEIQERTSIADWSHVDTKENPADIISRGCCPSKLSSLSLWWFGPKWLIKNEIEYPVLKTSSNSTKLKIPEAREITISNVCTNTLNDNFSLINHYSSINKLIHVTAYCLRFRYNALHRNSRLTGMLSVEEIKYTRIVIIRCVQKRSFPREIKDLIKLKNVSASSKLFRLCPFIDHDGLIKVGGRLKNAASIDIYQRHPIVLPADDHFTRLLFKHEHERCMHGGPQATLSTIRLQYWPLNGRNIARSTVHKCVKCFKYKPIVVQPIMGQLPADRVEPARAFLKCGIDFAGPFLIKSSLRRNAPLSKGYVCIFVCFTTKATHLELVSDLSTQAFIGALNRFFDRRGKSSVIYSDNATNFAGANNKLKEWYDLFQVDKHKTKLDEVLKNNGVQWKFIPARSPHFGGLWESAVKSMKNIVRKTLGDAHLTYEEFNTVLTRAEACLNSRPLTPLSTDPNDLGVLTPGHFLIGDSLLAIPEPDISDVKTNRLTRWRRLSHYSQIIWKKWSREYLNQLQERKKWSGEKGPKLDIDTVVLVRDENISPLNWKLGRVTKVQRGPDDIIRSAEVKLVNGCITRAVRNLCPLPFDGNISK, encoded by the exons ATGGGAGAACCCGATATAAATACACTAATTGCGCGACGCGGCCAAATAAAGGCTATAGTAACTCGGTTTCAAAACTATCTAAAATCACCCGATTGCGACATAAAACAAATACCACCACGTCAGCTCAAAATAGAAGAAGCTTGGCAAAATTTCGAGTTAGTGCAAACAGCGATTGAAGAATTAGAGAATAATACTAGCACAACAGATCATTCACAATATAgaattgattttgaaaatttattttttgagacGGTTGCGGAGGCCGAACAAAAAATTAGTTCTATTAGGGCAAACCAAAACGAAACATCATTCCGTAACTCGAACAACGGAGAGAGCATTAATTCGACATCGTCGATCATAAAATTAGCAGCGTTAAATATACCAGTATTTAATGGTAGTTATAATGATTGGGTATcgtttaaagacatttttactGCATTAATCCACACAAATAGTAATTTAACAccaattcaaaaatttttttatttacgttcTTCTCTTAACGGCGATGCAgcaaattgcataaaaaatttCGAAACTACGGCTATAAATTACGAGCACGCGTGGAAGACGTTGACTGCGCGttacaataatgaaaaattattaattcaatgtcATGTCAAAGATATTTGTGAGTTAAACGTAGTCAAAGATAATTCATCGGATAGTTTGCGAATGTTTTCGGATTCACTGCGTACTCATATATCGGCACTTGAAGCATTAAAGCAACGACCAACCGATTGGGGACCTCtacttatacacataatatgttcaaaattaGACTCAAACACACTAACTGAATGGGAGGTGAAATCGCCAAAAACCGAAATTCCAAAGATcgaaaatttaatgatatttttagacGACCGTGCACAGATTTTAGAAGCA GTTAATGAAAttgaattgtgtaaattatGCTTACGTAAACATGATTCCAAAAAAAGATGTTTATCCCGAAATTGTTTCAAATGCGGAAAAACACATAATACATTACTGCATATTGTCCAACATAAAATCAACAATGATGCGAGATCGATAACGGAAGGAAAATCAAATCACTCTTCAACTCAAATTGACGTAAATTCCTCGATAAGCGCGCACTCGCATGACAAAAACTACGAGCAGGTACTTTTATCGACAGCGATCGTACGAGTATTTGGTGAAAATAAAAGTTCGTCATTATGTCGTGCCTTATTAGATTCAGGTTCACAAAGTAATTTCATTACTGAAGAATTGGtgcaatgtttaaaattaaaaaggtcAAAAACTAATCATCAAATTAGTGGTATCGGAACAACAGTACAGCATGCACATTCATATGTTATCGCTCAGGTGAAATCGAAATTTAACGACTATAGTTTTACCTTAAAAATGTTAGTAGTGCCGAAAATTACGAACGATATACCTGcgaaacacatatataatacggGTCACATACCGCAGAACGTAAGCTTAGCTGACCCATTATTCTGGTCTCCACAGAAAGTTGATTTATTAATAGGCGCGACACATTTCTACGATTTAATGAGTGAACGTCGAATTAAACCTGTACCGAACGGTCCAATATTCCAAGAAACAAAACTCGGATGGGTAGTATCGGGGCCTACGCAAATTTACAATCATAAGGTTGAACCGTTAAATAACAGTATATGCTACACCGCGTCGATACATACCAACGTGACATTAGAAAATATGTTACCACGATTTTGGCGTGTAGAAGAATTTGAAGGAGATAACACCTATACTATTGAAGAAAAGACATGCAAAAGTATTTTTGACAAAACTGTGATAAGAGAACCAGATGGTCGATTTACAGTACATTTACCATTTCGCGAAAATTCATTACGCTTAGGCGAGTCTTACAATATCGCTAAGCGTCGTCTATTAAACCTAGAAAGTCGTCTtgcaaacaatacaaaattaaaaaatgaatatacacattttatgaatGAGTATACAAGTTTAGGACACATGGAGCAAGTACAAGACGACCAAATTAATGATAAAGAAGAAGCATATTATTTACCGCATCATGCGGTTTTCAAAGAAGCGAGTACGTCGACTCGACTTCGCGTTGTTTTTGACGCTTCATGCAAGACTAGTAACGGCGTTAGTTTAAACGATGTATTGTTGAAAGGACCGGTTTTGCAAGACGATTTGGTATATATACTCGCTCGCTTCCGAACACATAATTTCGTATTGTCCGCGGATATCACGAAAATGTACAGACAGTTTTGGGTAACAAAAGCTCATAGAATATTTCAACGAATCTTATGGCGCACAAATCCACaggaaaatattaacatttttcaacttAACACGGTTACTTACGGAACCGTTCCTGCGTCTTTTTTGGCCACCGGATGCTTACATAAACTAGCCGATTCGCAAAATGTCGATCCTATAATAGCAGCGGCCATAAAGCGTGACTTTTATATGGATGATTTTTTAGGCGGTACTAATTCTTATGAATCAGCTGTTCAATTACGAGATGGTCTAATTAAGACAATGCAATCCGCAGGCTTAGAATTGCGAAAATGGGCTtcgaataatgataatttaattaaagatgTAATGTCAATAAAAGAAGATAGTAAAGACACGGTCCCCATTAGTGACGACAATTCGATAACAAAGGTTCTGGGATTGTTTTGGAACTCAACCACTGATACGTTACAATTTGAAgtgcaacaaaataattttacaatcataAGTAGAATTACGAAACGCGAAATCTTGTCGGTAATCGCATGCCTATTTGACCCATTAGGACTAGTGGGTCCCGCTATTATACGGGCCAAGCTTATGTTACAGCAGTTGTGgcgattaaaaatacaatgggACGAACCGCTTCCGAACGAGATTCAAGAACAATGGATTACCTATAGAAACTCTTTGTGTGAATTAAATAACCTAATTATACCTCGACAAATTACGTGTAAAAACGatatcgtaaatatacaaattCACGGGTTCTCGGATGCGAGCATCAATGCGTATGGCTGTTGCTTATATTTACGATGTACAAATTCGGATGGTGTGCACacttcaaaattaatatgtGCAAAGTCCAAGGTGGCCCCATTAAAAGTTATATCTTTACCTCGATTGGAGTTATGCGCAGCGCTTTTATTGTCAAGATTATCGAGTAAAATAgttccaaaattaaatttgaaaattagtaAAAGTTATTTTTGGTCTGATTCGAATATTGTTTTATCGTGGATTACTTCCCCTTCTACCAAATGGAAAACCTTTGTGGCCCATCGTGTTGGGGAAATTCAGGAACGAACTTCTATTGCGGATTGGTCACACGTCGACACCAAGGAAAATCCAGCTGATATTATTTCACGCGGTTGTTGTCCGTCGAAATTAAGTTCATTGTCATTATGGTGGTTTGGTCCTAAATggctaattaaaaatgaaatagagTATCCCGTACTAAAGACGTCTTcgaattcaacaaaattaaaaatacccgAAGCTCGAGAGATAACGATATCTAATGTGTGTACAAATACGCTGAATGATAATTTTTccttaattaatcattattcgtcaataaacaaattaattcacGTAACAGCTTATTGTTTACGTTTTCGGTACAATGCATTACACAGAAATTCAAGGTTAACAGGAATGCTTAGCGTGGAAGAAATTAAATACAcgcgtattgttattatacgatGTGTTCAAAAAAGATCATTCCCTCGtgaaataaaagatttaataaaattgaaaaacgtaAGCGCGTCTAGTAAATTGTTTCGTCTGTGTCCATTTATAGACCACGACGGTTTGATAAAGGTGGGAGGTCGTTTGAAGAACGCCGCTTCGATAGACATTTATCAACGACACCCGATCGTCTTACCCGCAGATGACCATTTTAcgcgtttattatttaaacacgaACACGAAAGATGTATGCACGGGGGCCCACAAGCGACCCTATCGACGATACGATTACAATATTGGCCGCTAAATGGTCGAAATATAGCACGAAGTACAGTGCATAAATGtgtgaaatgttttaaatataaaccgaTTGTCGTACAACCTATTATGGGACAATTACCTGCAGACCGCGTAGAACCGGCTCGCGCGTTCCTAAAATGTGGGATTGATTTCGCTGGTCCGTTTTTGATTAAATCTAGTTTACGTCGCAATGCTCCTTTAAGTAAAGGTTATGTATGCATTTTTGTATGTTTTACAACCAAGGCGACTCATTTAGAATTGGTTAGTGATTTATCTACACAGGCTTTCATCGGAGCgctaaaccgtttttttgataGACGAGGTAAAAGTAGCGTGATATATTCCGATAATGCTACCAATTTTGCCGgtgcaaataataaattaaaagaatgGTACGATTTATTTCAAGtcgataaacataaaacaaagtTGGATGAGGTCTTGAAGAACAATGGTGTACAGTGGAAATTTATACCTGCGCGCTCCCCGCATTTCGGCGGATTATGGGAATCCGCCGTGAAATCTATGAAGAATATAGTACGAAAGACACTAGGTGACGCTCATTTAACATATGAAGAATTTAATACCGTTCTCACGCGCGCCGAAGCATGTTTAAATTCCCGTCCTCTTACACCTCTTTCTACCGATCCTAATGACTTGGGGGTATTGACACCCGGTCATTTCCTAATAGGTGACTCTCTGCTGGCAATTCCCGAGCCTGACATATCTGATGTCAAAACCAACAGATTGACGCGATGGCGTAGGTTAAGTCATTATTCTCAAATAATTTGGAAGAAATGGAGTcgtgaatatttaaatcaactTCAGGAGAGGAAAAAGTGGTCAGGTGAGAAGGGACCTAAGTTAGATATCGATACTGTAGTATTAGTTCGAGACGAAAACATCTCCCCCTTAAATTGGAAGCTGGGTCGTGTGACGAAGGTTCAACGAGGTCCCGACGATATCATTCGTTCAGCTGAAGTTAAATTGGTAAATGGTTGTATTACACGAGCAGTGCGAAACTTATGTCCACTTCCCTTTGATggaaatatatctaaataa
- the LOC132927833 gene encoding trichohyalin-like isoform X2 translates to MENLRQEEDFIIVVSKRERRRLQQLKAQKQEKQQEQKNQEEQLQHQKQDKQQQKKQEKQQEQKNQEEQLQQQKQDKQQQKKQEKQQEQKNQEEQLQQQKQDKQQQKKQEKQQEQKNQEEQLQQQKQDKQQQKKQEKSQELERHQKKNQNKQQQKPQGLERQQEQKKQEERKKLEKQQQKPKNQQQLKKKRPQEKPQQPNKQQHDNLLQQEIITPTNNDITATLTKLPKTVLLNEQPACQSCQLNDKKSEVNVTKELLCIKNESLIKSFLADCDKELNAERDVQLDEMQNLENLTASQGTQGFPNMVVEASRIKNHCSTTDFDKDNKKLEHLEIENATKDIHENEKRCKKHDTMIKDLREENQNMRAQYELSMKNNWSDGEFKIVLEGVRAEIEMKRLNAIKKLVDDHQVMLEQLKMEHDAEVNGLHIYYQSVLNNIQMNHNMMVGAIHMKHEKIIENLKNINYDQGQRYETAIQSMRQDKVKIGKEHQTELRALREKYDSMSKDHEIAMSYLIEEKELFRAEHEKIVQEMSEKNEDQHRTTIKTITNGHDDKDVDTRTTTIADDGAVDVLKTENSTLNHTVID, encoded by the exons ATGGAGAATCTAAGACAAGAGGAAGACTTCATTATTGTTGTATCCAAACGTGAACGCCGACGTCTACAACAGCTAAAGGCGCAAAAACAAGAAAAGCAACAAGAACAAAAAAACCAAGAAGAACAACTACAGCATCAAAAACAAGATaagcaacaacaaaaaaaacaagaaaagcAACAAGAACAAAAAAACCAAGAAGAACAACTACAGCAACAAAAACAAGATaagcaacaacaaaaaaaacaagaaaagcAACAAGAACAAAAAAACCAAGAAGAACAACTACAGCAACAAAAACAAGATaagcaacaacaaaaaaaacaagaaaagcAACAAGAACAAAAAAACCAAGAAGAACAACTACAGCAACAAAAACAAGATaagcaacaacaaaaaaaacaagaaaaatcaCAGGAGCTAGAGagacaccaaaaaaaaaatcaaaataagcaACAACAAAAACCACAGGGACTAGAAAGGCAAcaagaacaaaaaaaacaagAGGAGCGAAAAAAACTAgagaaacaacaacaaaaaccaaaaaatcaACAACAGTTAAAAAAGAAACGACCTCAAGAAAAACCACAGCAACCGAATAAACAGCAACATGATAATTTATTGCAGCAAGAAATCATTACACCTACTAATAATGACATTACTGCTACACTGACTAAATTGCCTAAGACAGTTCTACTCAATGAACAACCAGCATGTCAGAGTTGCCAATTGAATGATAAAAAGTCTGAAGTTAACGTAACTAAAGAACTTTTGTGCATTAAGAACGAATCTTTGATTAAATCATTCCTAGCTGATTGCGACAAAGAATTGAATGCTGAACGTGATGTCCAACTGGATGAAATGCAGAACCTCGAGAACCTGACTGCGTCTCAAGGTACGCAAGGGTTTCCCAACATGGTCGTTGAAGCGTCACGCATTAAAAACCATTGCTCAACTACAGATTTTGACAAAGATAACAAGAAGCTGGAGCACTTAGAAATCGAGAACGCGACCAAGGATATCCATGAGAACGAAAAACGTTGCAAGAAGCATGACACGATGATCAAGGACCTACGCGAGGAAAATCAAAACATGCGCGCGCAATACGAGTTATCGATGAAGAATAATTGGTCTGACGGTGAATTTAAAATCGTGTTGGAAGGCGTGCGTGCAGAAATTGAAATGAAAAGGCTGAATGCAATTAAAAAGTTAGTAGATGATCATCAGGTGATGTTGGAACAATTAAAAATGGAGCATGATGCAGAGGTTAACGGATTGCATATTTATTATCAGTCtgttctaaataatatacaaatgaatCATAATATGATGGTCGGGGCTATACATATGAAGCACGAGAAAATAATTGAGAATTTGAAGAATATCAATTATGATCAGGGCCAACGATATGAAACTGCGATACAAAGTATGCGTCAAGATAAAGTAAAAATCGGTAAAGAACACCAAACTGAACTACGTGCTTTACGTGAAAAATATGATAGTATGTCTAAAGATCACGAGATTGCAATGAGCTATCTAATAGAGGAAAAAGAACTTTTTCGTGCTGAACATGAAAAAATAGTTCAAGAGATGAGTGAAAAAAATGAGGATCAACATCGTACCACCATAAAAACA ATAACTAATGGTCACGACGATAAGGATGTCGACACCAGAACAACCACAATCGCCGATGACGGTGCTGTAGATGTGTTAAAGACTGAAAACTCAACGCTGAACCACACAGTGATAGATtaa
- the LOC132927833 gene encoding trichohyalin-like isoform X1 produces MCAINGNVDVATETTDSLVFKPLATVIYICVCSYLLWAVTNAGQRLNATVYRREKRVDVKTSQSKPKKSTSTTVRMKDNKIKNTSTAQLQICNGSGPKSDTIIYNIKRSSNQKMENLRQEEDFIIVVSKRERRRLQQLKAQKQEKQQEQKNQEEQLQHQKQDKQQQKKQEKQQEQKNQEEQLQQQKQDKQQQKKQEKQQEQKNQEEQLQQQKQDKQQQKKQEKQQEQKNQEEQLQQQKQDKQQQKKQEKSQELERHQKKNQNKQQQKPQGLERQQEQKKQEERKKLEKQQQKPKNQQQLKKKRPQEKPQQPNKQQHDNLLQQEIITPTNNDITATLTKLPKTVLLNEQPACQSCQLNDKKSEVNVTKELLCIKNESLIKSFLADCDKELNAERDVQLDEMQNLENLTASQGTQGFPNMVVEASRIKNHCSTTDFDKDNKKLEHLEIENATKDIHENEKRCKKHDTMIKDLREENQNMRAQYELSMKNNWSDGEFKIVLEGVRAEIEMKRLNAIKKLVDDHQVMLEQLKMEHDAEVNGLHIYYQSVLNNIQMNHNMMVGAIHMKHEKIIENLKNINYDQGQRYETAIQSMRQDKVKIGKEHQTELRALREKYDSMSKDHEIAMSYLIEEKELFRAEHEKIVQEMSEKNEDQHRTTIKTITNGHDDKDVDTRTTTIADDGAVDVLKTENSTLNHTVID; encoded by the exons ATGTGTGCTATCAATGGGAATGTTGATGTCGCCACTGAAACGACGGACTCGCTGGTATTTAAACCACTTGCTACAGTTATATACATCTGTGTATGTAGCTACCTGTTATGGGCTGTGACAAATGCCGGGCAGCGGCTTAACGCAACGGTTTACCGGCGAGAGAAAAGAGTCGATGTGAAAACGTCACAGTCCAAACCAAAAAAGTCAACATCCACCACAGTCCGAATGAAAgacaacaaaatcaaaaatacgaGCACAGCACAACTACAG ATTTGTAACGGTAGTGGGCCCAAATCtgacacaattatttataatattaagaggTCATCAAACCAGAAAATGGAGAATCTAAGACAAGAGGAAGACTTCATTATTGTTGTATCCAAACGTGAACGCCGACGTCTACAACAGCTAAAGGCGCAAAAACAAGAAAAGCAACAAGAACAAAAAAACCAAGAAGAACAACTACAGCATCAAAAACAAGATaagcaacaacaaaaaaaacaagaaaagcAACAAGAACAAAAAAACCAAGAAGAACAACTACAGCAACAAAAACAAGATaagcaacaacaaaaaaaacaagaaaagcAACAAGAACAAAAAAACCAAGAAGAACAACTACAGCAACAAAAACAAGATaagcaacaacaaaaaaaacaagaaaagcAACAAGAACAAAAAAACCAAGAAGAACAACTACAGCAACAAAAACAAGATaagcaacaacaaaaaaaacaagaaaaatcaCAGGAGCTAGAGagacaccaaaaaaaaaatcaaaataagcaACAACAAAAACCACAGGGACTAGAAAGGCAAcaagaacaaaaaaaacaagAGGAGCGAAAAAAACTAgagaaacaacaacaaaaaccaaaaaatcaACAACAGTTAAAAAAGAAACGACCTCAAGAAAAACCACAGCAACCGAATAAACAGCAACATGATAATTTATTGCAGCAAGAAATCATTACACCTACTAATAATGACATTACTGCTACACTGACTAAATTGCCTAAGACAGTTCTACTCAATGAACAACCAGCATGTCAGAGTTGCCAATTGAATGATAAAAAGTCTGAAGTTAACGTAACTAAAGAACTTTTGTGCATTAAGAACGAATCTTTGATTAAATCATTCCTAGCTGATTGCGACAAAGAATTGAATGCTGAACGTGATGTCCAACTGGATGAAATGCAGAACCTCGAGAACCTGACTGCGTCTCAAGGTACGCAAGGGTTTCCCAACATGGTCGTTGAAGCGTCACGCATTAAAAACCATTGCTCAACTACAGATTTTGACAAAGATAACAAGAAGCTGGAGCACTTAGAAATCGAGAACGCGACCAAGGATATCCATGAGAACGAAAAACGTTGCAAGAAGCATGACACGATGATCAAGGACCTACGCGAGGAAAATCAAAACATGCGCGCGCAATACGAGTTATCGATGAAGAATAATTGGTCTGACGGTGAATTTAAAATCGTGTTGGAAGGCGTGCGTGCAGAAATTGAAATGAAAAGGCTGAATGCAATTAAAAAGTTAGTAGATGATCATCAGGTGATGTTGGAACAATTAAAAATGGAGCATGATGCAGAGGTTAACGGATTGCATATTTATTATCAGTCtgttctaaataatatacaaatgaatCATAATATGATGGTCGGGGCTATACATATGAAGCACGAGAAAATAATTGAGAATTTGAAGAATATCAATTATGATCAGGGCCAACGATATGAAACTGCGATACAAAGTATGCGTCAAGATAAAGTAAAAATCGGTAAAGAACACCAAACTGAACTACGTGCTTTACGTGAAAAATATGATAGTATGTCTAAAGATCACGAGATTGCAATGAGCTATCTAATAGAGGAAAAAGAACTTTTTCGTGCTGAACATGAAAAAATAGTTCAAGAGATGAGTGAAAAAAATGAGGATCAACATCGTACCACCATAAAAACA ATAACTAATGGTCACGACGATAAGGATGTCGACACCAGAACAACCACAATCGCCGATGACGGTGCTGTAGATGTGTTAAAGACTGAAAACTCAACGCTGAACCACACAGTGATAGATtaa
- the LOC132925190 gene encoding uncharacterized protein LOC132925190, which yields MTNYSLIEFKLRRFIFLGEKTSIYVSPVHKEEFWKDKNRQDFKITGVNLIGNIIRKNNIKDINSIVPIISKIAKENKLQNYENLIYLLAVCTKFSLENCQKMKTDAYEMVLTICIDGLKLLMFYKFCHTAATLLYDNGYISTKSSGFGEGTQKVLQKWYLSKEPLETIKAIMKHKTYCGVNHKHVMGTIHLHSMDPGHKIYITYISFGIKRMIQVYEKKLLIEDNDSKEQKLSKTLQLYVYNYINEAHRISDSTNSKLVKDLKWNNVGKDYEIVVSKMLKSPKVSYTI from the exons ATgactaattattcattaatcgaATTTAAATTGCGTCGATTTATATTCTTGGGAGAAAAAACTTCAATTTATGTTTCCCCAGTTCACAAGGAAGAATTCTGGAAAGATAAAAACAGACAAGATTTCAAAATAACAGGTGTAAATCTAATtggaaatataataagaaaaaataatattaaagatattaattCTATTGTTCCAATAATCTCAAAG atagcaaaagaaaataaacttcaaaattatgagaatttaatatatctattggCTGTGTGTACAAAGTTTAGTTTGGAGAATTgtcaaaaaatgaaaactgaTGCTTATGAAATGGTTTTAACCATTTGCATAgatggattaaaattattaatgttctaTAAATTTTGTCATACTGCTGCTACGCTCCTCTATGACAACG GATATATTTCTACAAAATCTTCAGGTTTTGGTGAAGGCACTCAAAAGGTACTTCAAAAATGGTATCTCAGTAAAGAACCTCTCGAGACAATTAAAGCCATAATGAAACATAAGACCTATTGTGGTGTTAATCATAAACATGTTATGGGCACAATTCATCTGCATTCGATGGACCCAG gtCATAAAATTTACATTACTTACATATCATTTGGTATAAAAAGAATGATAcaagtatatgaaaaaaaattactcatagAAGATAATGACAGCAAAGagcaaaaattatcaaaaacacTACAACTATATGTTTACAACTATATTAATGAAGCACATCGTATATCTGATTCAACAAACAGTAAATTGGTTAAAGATTTGAAATGGAATAATGTGGGAAAAGATTATGAAATTGTAGTTTCAAAAATGCTCAAGAGTCCAAAAGTtagctatacaatataa